From one Gossypium hirsutum isolate 1008001.06 chromosome D08, Gossypium_hirsutum_v2.1, whole genome shotgun sequence genomic stretch:
- the LOC107931283 gene encoding uncharacterized protein isoform X1 has product MSYLAIFFLLYLSLHACNAHRLGFSAKENGNHVDFLASKDANKLKGHKLEMGPSISKKLQTPELQEVRSHGRRIIDAKTMKQTISDSFLAKEAVQNAISGYGIMSSSRVGLQSKETVEHVRTEHRNQMGWKRIRARSMLGNSDAGADEALDSKEKDNVRDIDVMDYAQPHRKPPIHNEKLKN; this is encoded by the exons ATGTCTTACCTTGCGATATTTTTTCTCCTTTATCTTTCTTTGCATGCATGCAATGCTCACCGTCTAGGTTTTTCTGCTAAAGAGAATGGCAATCATGTCGATTTTCTTGCCAGCAAG GATGCCAATAAGTTGAAAGGCCATAAGTTAGAGATGGGGCCTTCAATCTCAAAGAAGCTACAAACACCAGAATTACAAGAAGTTAGGTCACATGGAAGGAGAATAATTGATGCAAAAACTATGAAGCAAACAATTTCGGACTCTTTTCTGGCGAAAGAAGCTGTTCAAAATGCAATTTCAG GATATGGAATTATGAGTTCCTCTCGGGTTGGTTTGCAAAGCAAGGAAACAGtcgag CATGTCAGGACAGAACACAGAAATCAGATG GGATGGAAGAGAATAAGAGCAAGGTCGATGTTGGGAAATTCAGATGCTGGGGCTGACGAAGCTCTCGATTCCAAGGAAAAGGATAACGTGAGGGACATTGATGTAATGGATTATGCACAACCGCATCGGAAACCACCTATtcataatgaaaaattaaaaaattag
- the LOC107931283 gene encoding uncharacterized protein isoform X2, whose product MSYLAIFFLLYLSLHACNAHRLGFSAKENGNHVDFLASKDANKLKGHKLEMGPSISKKLQTPELQEVRSHGRRIIDAKTMKQTISDSFLAKEAVQNAISGYGIMSSSRVGLQSKETVEGWKRIRARSMLGNSDAGADEALDSKEKDNVRDIDVMDYAQPHRKPPIHNEKLKN is encoded by the exons ATGTCTTACCTTGCGATATTTTTTCTCCTTTATCTTTCTTTGCATGCATGCAATGCTCACCGTCTAGGTTTTTCTGCTAAAGAGAATGGCAATCATGTCGATTTTCTTGCCAGCAAG GATGCCAATAAGTTGAAAGGCCATAAGTTAGAGATGGGGCCTTCAATCTCAAAGAAGCTACAAACACCAGAATTACAAGAAGTTAGGTCACATGGAAGGAGAATAATTGATGCAAAAACTATGAAGCAAACAATTTCGGACTCTTTTCTGGCGAAAGAAGCTGTTCAAAATGCAATTTCAG GATATGGAATTATGAGTTCCTCTCGGGTTGGTTTGCAAAGCAAGGAAACAGtcgag GGATGGAAGAGAATAAGAGCAAGGTCGATGTTGGGAAATTCAGATGCTGGGGCTGACGAAGCTCTCGATTCCAAGGAAAAGGATAACGTGAGGGACATTGATGTAATGGATTATGCACAACCGCATCGGAAACCACCTATtcataatgaaaaattaaaaaattag
- the LOC107931283 gene encoding uncharacterized protein isoform X3, giving the protein MSYLAIFFLLYLSLHACNAHRLGFSAKENGNHVDFLASKDANKLKGHKLEMGPSISKKLQTPELQEVRSHGRRIIDAKTMKQTISDSFLAKEAVQNAISGYGIMSSSRVGLQSKETVEHVRTEHRNQMVFTCMHGDGRE; this is encoded by the exons ATGTCTTACCTTGCGATATTTTTTCTCCTTTATCTTTCTTTGCATGCATGCAATGCTCACCGTCTAGGTTTTTCTGCTAAAGAGAATGGCAATCATGTCGATTTTCTTGCCAGCAAG GATGCCAATAAGTTGAAAGGCCATAAGTTAGAGATGGGGCCTTCAATCTCAAAGAAGCTACAAACACCAGAATTACAAGAAGTTAGGTCACATGGAAGGAGAATAATTGATGCAAAAACTATGAAGCAAACAATTTCGGACTCTTTTCTGGCGAAAGAAGCTGTTCAAAATGCAATTTCAG GATATGGAATTATGAGTTCCTCTCGGGTTGGTTTGCAAAGCAAGGAAACAGtcgag CATGTCAGGACAGAACACAGAAATCAGATGGTATTCACGTGCATGCATGG GGATGGAAGAGAATAA